The region ATGCCCCAGGCGTGAAGGAGATCCCCGTGTCATCGCATCCTGCGGCGGAAGGCTCGTTGACCGACCGGTTCCGGGACCTGTGGGACCAGCTCGCGCCGATCGGTCGGGACGAAAGCACCGGCGGCTACCTGCGCTACACCTGGACCGCACCGGAGCTGCGGCTGCGGGACTGGTTCCGGGAGCAGGCCGCCCAGCGGTCGATGCCCGTCACCGACGACGGTAACGGCAACCTCTTCGCCTGGTGGGGCGACCCGGCCGCCGGGGACGCGCCCGACGCCGAGCGTGGCGGGGACGTGGTGCTCACCGGCAGCCACTTCGACTCGGTGCCGCACGGCGGCGGCTATGACGGGCCGTTGGGCATCGTCAGCGCCCTGCTCGCCGTCGACGAGCTGCGCCGGACCGGGGTCACCCCGAACCGGCCGATCGGCATCGTCGCGTTCGCCGAGGAGGAGGGAGCGCGGTTCGGCGTACCGTGTCTGGGGTCTCGGCTGCTCACCGGGGCGCTGACTCCCGAGCGAGCGGTGGCGCTGACCGACCGGGACGGGGTACGCCTGGCCGACGCGTTCGGCGGCGAGCCGGCCGGGGCCCGCCCGGAGCTGGTCGGGCGGATCGGTGCGTTCGTGGAGTTGCACGTCGAGCAGGGGCGCGCACTGGTCGACCTGGACTCACCGGTCGCGGTGGCGAGCGCGATCTGGCCGCACGGCCGGTGGCGGTTCGACTTCACCGGCGAGCCCAACCACGCCGGTACGACCCGGATGGCCGACCGGCGTGATCCGATGCTCACCTACGCGTTCACGGTGCTCGCGGCGAACAAGGAAGCCCGGCTGCGCGGCGCGCACGCCACCGTCGGCCGGGTGCACGCCGAACCGAACGCCACCAACGCCATCCCGGCCCGGGTAACCGGCTGGCTGGACGCCCGGGCCGCCGAGCCGGAGACGCTGGCCGCTCTGGTGGAGGCGGTCCGGGCGAAGGCGGCCGAGCGGGCCCGCCGCGACGGTACGGAGTTGTCGGTCACCGAGGAGTCGGTGACCCCGTTGGTCGGCTTCGACCGAGGGCTGGGCGGGCGGCTACGCGACCTGCTGGACGTACCGGTGCTGCCGACCGGGGCGGGTCACGACGCCGGGGTGCTGGCGGCGCACGTGCCGACGGCGATGCTCTTCGTGCGTAACCCGACCGGGGTGTCGCACTCCCCGGCCGAGTCGGCCACCGACGACGACTGCGCCGCCGGGATCGCCGCGCTGGCCCGGGTGCTGACGGAGTTGGCATGCCAGTGACCAGGTGGACACATCAGCCCGACGGGAGCAGCCGTTGATCGCCTATCTCGCCGAGTACGCCTGGCTGCCGGACGCCCCGGCACCGACGGCGGAGGTGCTGATCGAGGTTGCCGACGGGCGCATCACCGGGGTGACCACCGGAGCTGACGCGCCGGCGGGCGTACCCCGCCCGCCGGACGCGGTCCGACTGCCGGGGCTCACCCTGCCGGGGCTGGCCAACGCCCACTCGCACGCCTTCCACCGGGCGCTGCGCGGTCGTACCCACGGCGGTCGGGGTGACTTCTGGAGTTGGCGGGACGGCATGTACGCCGTCGCCGCCCGCCTCGACCCGGACCGCTATCTGGCCCTGGCCCGGGCCGCGTACGCCGAGATGGCGCTGGCCGGGATCACGTGTGTGGGCGAGTTCCACTACCTGCACCACGGGCCGGAGGGCGTGCCGTACACCGACCCGAACGCGATGGGTGCGGCGCTGGTCGAGGCCGCCGCGCAGGCCGGCATCCGGCTCACCCTGCTGGACACGCTCTACCTGACCGCCACAGTGGACGGTGATCCGTTGACCGGTCCGCAGCGTCGGTTCGGCGACGGTGACCTGGACGGCTGGTCGACCCGGCACGACCTACTGAAAGCGGCGACGCACGCCCGGATCGGGGCCACGTCGCACGCCCGGATCGGGGTTGCGCTGCACTCGGTACGGGCGGTCCCGGCGGAGCTGCTGGCCACCTTCGCCGAGCACAACGAGGGCGTCCCGCTGCACTTCCACCTCTCCGAACAGCCGGCCGAGAACGAGGCGTGCCTGGCCCGGCACGGCTGCACCCCGAGCCAGTTGCTGGCCGATCGGGGCGTGCTCTCGCCGACCGCCACGGCGGTGCACGCCACCCACCTGGCCGACGCCGACTTGGCGCTGCTCGGCGGGACCGGCACCGGCGTGTGTTTCTGCCCGACGACCGAACGGGACCTGGCCGACGGAATCGGCCCGGCCCGGGAGTTGGCCGACGCGGGTAGCCCGCTCAGCCTCGGCAGCGACAGCCACGCCGTGATCGACCTGTTCGAGGAGGCGCGAGCGGTGGAGTTGGACGAGCGGCTGCGTACCCGGCGACGTGGGCACTTCGCCGCCACCGAGCTGCTGACCGCCGCCACCTCGACCGGGCACGCGGCGCTGGGCTGGCCCGACGCCGGCCGGATCGCGGTGGGGCAGCGCGCCGACCTGGTCACGGTGCGGCTGGACAGCGTACGCACGGCAGGTGTGCCGCCGGTCGGCATGTTCTTCGCGGCCAGCGCCGCCGACGTGACCGACGTACTGGTGGACGGTCGGCCGGTGGTGCGCGACGGCCGGCACGTCACCATCGACGTACCGGACGCGTTGCGCGAATCGATCGGAGCGGTCACCCGGTGACCGCCCCCGGAGCAGACAGCGAGGTGACGCCGTGAGCCCCCGGCTCGACAGCAGTCTCCTGGTCGACAACATCGGAGAGCTGGTCACCAACGTCGCCGGCACCGGGGAGGGCGGTCCGCTCGGCATCCGGCGCGACGCGGCGGTGCTGGTCGAGGGCGACCGGATCGCCTGGATCGGCCCGGCGACGTACGCCCCGGCGGCAGACCGGCGTATCGACGTCGAGGGGGCGGCGGTGCTGCCCGGCTTCGTCGACAGCCACGCGCACCTGGTCTTCGCCGGCGACCGGGCCACCGAGTTCGCGGCCCGGATGGCCGGTCAGCCCTACACCGGCGGCGGGATCCGCACCACTGTCTCCGCCACCCGGGCCGCCAGCGACGACGAGCTACGCGCCAACGTCGCCCGCCTGCACCGCGAGGCGCTGCGGCAGGGCACCACCACGATCGAGATCAAGAGCGGGTACGGCCTCAGCGTCACCGAGGAGGCCCGGTCGCTGCGGATCGCCCGCGAGTTCACCACCGAGACGACCTTCCTCGGGGCGCATGTGGTGCCGGCCGAGTACGCCGACCGCCCCGACGACTACGTGGGACTGGTCTGTGGGCCGATGCTGCGGGCCGCCCTGCCGTACGCCCGGTGGATCGACGTGTTCTGCGAGCGGGGCGCGTTCGACGCCGACCACGCCCGCGCGATCCTCACCGTCGGACAGGCCGCCGGCCTGGGCGTACGGCTGCACGCCAACCAGCTCGGTCCCGGGCCGGGCGTACAGCTCGCCGTCGAGGTCGGGGCGGCCAGCGTCGACCACTGCACCCACCTCTCCGACGCCGACATCGAGGCGTTGGCCTCCACCACCGTGGATTGGACGTCGGGCGCGGAGACGACGACGGTGGCGACCCTGCTGCCCGGGGCCGAGTTCTCCACCCGGTCGCCATATCCGGACGCGCGTCGGCTGCTCGACGCCGGGGTCACCGTGGCGCTGGCCACCGACTGCAACCCCGGCTCGTCGTACACCTCGTCGATGCCGTTCTGCGTGGCGCTGGCCGTACGCGAGATGGGGTTGACCCCGGCGGAGGCGGTCTGGGCGGCGACGGCGGGCGGCGCGCGGGCGTTGCGCCGTGACGACGTCGGCGTGCTGCGCCCGGGGGCCCTGGCCGACCTGGTCGTCCTGGATGCCCCGTCCCATCTGCACCTGGCCTACCGGCCGGGAGTTCCACTGATCAGCCAGGTCCTGCACAACGGAGTGCCGCATCATGAGTGAGCGAATCAGCAAGCACAGCCATACAACTCATGCCATCAACGAGCAAAGCGCCGTGATTGTCCAGCCCACCGGGGTCTCCCCCGGCGACGTGCTCGCGGTGGCCCGGGGCACCGCCACCGTCACACTGGATCCGGCGACCGTGGCGGCGATGGCCACCAGCCGAAGCATCGTCGACGACATCGAGCGGGACGGCCGCCCGGTGTACGGTGTCTCGACCGGTTTCGGGGCACTGGCGAACACCTTCGTCGCCCCGGAGCGGCGGGCCGAACTACAGCACGCTCTGATCCGCTCGCATGCCGCCGGGGTCGGCGCGCCCATGCCCCGTGAGGTGGTCCGGGCGATGATGCTGCTGCGGGTCCGCTCCCTGGCACTCGGGCACTCCGGGGTCCGGCCGCTGGTCGCACAGGCCCTGGTCGACCTGCTCAACCAGGACATCACCCCGTGGGTGCCGGAGCACGGCTCGCTGGGTGCCTCTGGTGACCTGGCCCCGCTGGCGCACTGCGCGTTGGTGCTGCTCGGCGAGGGTTGGACAATCGGCAAGGGCGGGGTACGCGAAGATGCGGCGGTGGCCCTACAGCGGGCCGGGCTGGCCCCGATCGAGCTCTCCGCGAAGGAGGGCCTGGCGCTGATCAACGGCACCGACGGCATGCTCGGCATGCTGCTGCTGGCGATCGACGACGCGGCCCACCTGTTCACCATGGCCGATGTCACCGCCGCGCTGGCCATCGAGGCGATGCTCGGGTCGGAGCGGCCGTTCCGGCCGGAGCTGCACGCCATCCGTCCGCACCCGGGGCAGGCGGTCTCGGCAGCCAATATCCACCGGCTGCTCCAGGGCTCGGCGATCATGGACTCGCACCGGGACGATCTGGCGCACGCGGTGCAGGATGCGTACTCAATGCGGTGCGCGCCGCAGGTGGCTGGGGCCGCCCGGGACACCCTGTCGTTCGTGGACAGCGTCGCGGCCCGGGAGTTGGTCTCGATCGTCGACAACCCGGTGGTGCTGCCGAACGGGCAGGTGGAGTCGACCGGAAACTTCCACGGCGCACCGCTGGGCTTCGCCGCCGACTTCCTGGCCATTGCCGCCGCCGAGGTCGGTTCGATCTCCGAGCGTCGGGTGGACCGGCTGCTGGACGTATGCCGCTCCCGGGACCTGCCGGCGTTCCTGTCCCCGGACGCCGGGGTCAACTCCGGTCTGATGATCGCCCAGTACACCGCCGCCGGCATCGTGGCGGAGAACCGGCGGCTGGCCGCCCCGGCCTCGGTGGACTCGCTGCCGACCAGCGGTATGCAGGAGGATCATGTCTCGATGGGCTGGGCGGCGGCCAAGAAGCTGCGTACCGTGCTGGACAACCTGACCAGTCTGCTCGCGGTGGAGCTGCTGGCCGCCGTACGAGGATTGCAGTTGCGGGCTCCGCTCACCCCGTCGCCGGCCGGACAGGCGGCGGTGGCCGCGGTAAGCAAGTTCGCCGGGGACCCCGGCCCGGACATCTTCCTCGCCCCGGCCATGGAGGCCACCCGATCGGTGGTCGCCAACCGGGCACTCCGGTCCACGATCGAGACCCACCTCGGCCCACTTGGGTGAAAGGAAGGGCCCCTTCTTATCGCTTTCTGCCTTGAAGGGGCCCTTCCTCACGCCCCAGGGCCGGTGCAGCCACCCGTCAATGTCAGTCGAGCCGACCCGGGCGGAGATCTATCCGAACGTGTGGGACCCCCGGAAGGGGTGGAGTGGCTTCGGGGCTACTACGACGACCTGCCGCCGTGCTTCGCGGCAGCGGCGGAAGTCGGCGAGGCGATCATCTTCTGGGTGGACTGAGGCCAGCCATGCCGGGATCCGTTCTGCCCCTAGGCTGGCGAGACCGGCAGCACCTTGGCGACCACCTTGGCCAGCTCGCGCAGGGCCTTGCCCCGGTGGCTGACCGCGTCCTTCTCCTGTGGGGTCAGCTCGGCGTTGGTCCGGTCCTGCCCGTCCCCGAGGAAAATCGGATCGTAGCCGAACCCGCCGTCGCCGCGCGGTGCGCGCAGCAGCCGGCCGGGCTGCCGCCCCTCGACCAGGTGCTCCTTGCCACTGGGCAGCACCAGGGCCACCGCACAGACGAAGGCGGCACCCCGCTGTTCGTCGGACACGTCACCGATCTGGGCGAGCACCAGCTCCAGGTTGGCCTGGTCGTCGCCGTGCCGACCGGACCACCGGGCGCTGAACACGCCGGGCATTCCGTTGAGCGCATCGACGGCCAGTCCGGAGTCGTCGGCGATGGTGGGCAGGCCGGTCTGCCGGCAGCCCTCACGCGCCTTGAGCAGGGCGTTCTCACCAAAGGTGAGCCCGGTCTCGGGGACCTCCTGGTATTCGGCGACGTCGGCCAAGCCGACCAGCTTGATCCGCTGTGGACCGAGCGCACCGTCGAGGATGCGCTGCAACTCGGCGAGCTTCTTGAGGTTACGGGTCGCCAGTAGCACCTGAATCATTCGGCGAGTGCCTTTCGTTGGGCTTCGGTCAGTTCGGCACAGCCGGCCACGCCGAGGTCGAGCAGGGCGTCGAGCTGCTCGCGGGCGAACACCCCGGACTCGCCGGTGCCCTGTACCTCCACGAAGTCGCCGGTGCCGGTGCAGACCACGTTCATGTCGACCTCGGCGCTGACGTCCTCCGCGTAGCACAGGTCGAGTCGGGGCTCCCCGTCGATGATGCCCACGCTGACCGCGGCCACCGAGCGGTGCATCACCGCCGCCGGCTTGCCGGCCAGGGCCTTACGGCTGGCGAGCCAGCTGACCGCGTCGTGCAGCGCCACGTACGCCCCGGTGATGGCGGCGGTCCGGGTGCCGCCGTCGGCCTGGAGGACGTCGCAGTCGAGGACGATCGAGTTCTCGCCGAGCGCCTTCAGGTCGATGCAGGCTCGCAGGCTGCGTCCGATCAGGCGGGAGATCTCATGGGTACGACCGCCGAGGCGGCCCTTGACGCTTTCCCGGTCGGAGCGGGTGGTGGTGGCCCGGGGCAGCATGGAGTATTCGGCGGTCACCCAGCCGAGTCCGGAGCCTTTACGCCAGCGGGGTACCCCCTCGGTGACGCTGGCGGTGCAGAGCACCCGGGTGTCGCCGAATTCGACGAGCACCGAGCCCTCCGGGTGGATGCTCCACTTCCGGGTCAGGGTCACCGGTCGGAGTTGGTCGGGCCGCCGCCCGTCAGGTCGCGCCATGCTGGCAGCCTATGTGTTCACCCGAACCCGCCGACCCGGGGTATCCCGGCGCACGGCGATCCGATCAAATCTCGTAGCTGGCGCCGGGGCGGACCACCTCGACCGGGCCGGCGAAGGCGGCGGAGGCGGCCTCGAAGGTCGACGCCTCGCTGGCCCACGCGGCGACCAGGTGGGTGAGCAGCAGTTTGCCGACTTCGGCCTTGTTCGCGGTCTCGCCCGCCTCCCGGCCGGTCAGGTGCAGATCCGGCGGGTTGTCCACTCCGTCGAGATAGCTCGCCTCACAGAGGAACACGTCGGCACCGTGCGCCAGCCGCAGCAGCGCCTCGCACGGTGCGGTGTCGGACGAGTAGGAGAGGATTCGTCCCTCGTGCTCCAGCCGTACACCGTAGGTTTCCACCGGGTGGTTGACCCGGTCGACGGTGACTGCGAACGGCCCGATGGGGAAGGTGCCGGGTTGTAGGCCGTAGAAGGTGTAGACGTCGTCGACCGGCCCCTCGTCCGAGCTGTAGGCGCGGGCGATGCGGTCCGGGGCCCCCGCTGGTGCGTAGACCGGCAGCGGCGGCTGCGGGCCGTCCGGGGAGTATCGACGTACGACCACGTAGGTGACCGCGTCGAGGATGTGGTCGCAGTGCAGGTGGGTGAGGAGAATGGCGTCGACGGCGTTCAGCCCCACGTAACGCTGGAGGGCGGAGAGCGATCCGGAGCCAAAGTCCACCAGGAGACGGAAGCCCTCGGCTTCCACAAGGTACGCCGAGCAGGCCGACTCAGGGCCGGGGAAACTGCCGGCGCATCCCAGGACGGTCAATCGCATCTGGCTATCCCGTTTTCGCCCGCGGCCGGAGACAGCCCGCCCCCTACCATTTCGAAGATCGTTTCCGGCGAGTCTGCCACGGTGCGCAGCCTACGCCGCGACAAGTAGGCGGACCGAAGATCTGCTCTGTGTTGTCGTCAAGGCGACAGCACCCCTATCTCAGTTCTGGACAATTCCCTCAAATCAGGCGTTACGCCCAAGCTACCTTTCCGTTGCACTGCGTAGGAGGCCGAGCGATCAACGCGGAGCCAGAGCGCCGAGCAGGATGGTGAAGGGGTGCCCGCGCAGGTTGACAGACCTTCACCCGGTCCGGCGCTGACCGACTGCCCAGTGGTCGCGGTGGCGACCCTGGCCGCGTTGGAGCAGGCGTTCAGGCTGAAGGCCGGCTCGCCGAGAGTCGTCACCCGCTACACCTCGACCCCGGTGCCGGTGGCGACCAGGATCAAGCCACCACCGCCGACCCTGACGGTGCCGCCCAGCGCCGGTCGGCACCGTTTTCTGCGCCGCCGATCGCAACCCCGAGGAGCCAACGGGCGCATGCTCGGCATCTGCGGCTGGGCAACCGGGCTCGGCGTCGTCGGTCTCGGGCCGGCATCGCGTGCGGTGGTCGCGGTCGTGTCCGACACCGCACCCGAGTGGTACGAACCCACCCTGGCGGGCCTCGGTCTGGCCGGGATCGGGCTGACCGCGATGGCGCTGGGGGTGGCCCGACGGCGACGGCTGCCCTGGATCGCGCTGGGGGTGGCCAGCGTACCCGTCTGCGTCAGCGTGGGCCTGGCCATCGCCATC is a window of Micromonospora polyrhachis DNA encoding:
- a CDS encoding allantoate amidohydrolase, producing MSSHPAAEGSLTDRFRDLWDQLAPIGRDESTGGYLRYTWTAPELRLRDWFREQAAQRSMPVTDDGNGNLFAWWGDPAAGDAPDAERGGDVVLTGSHFDSVPHGGGYDGPLGIVSALLAVDELRRTGVTPNRPIGIVAFAEEEGARFGVPCLGSRLLTGALTPERAVALTDRDGVRLADAFGGEPAGARPELVGRIGAFVELHVEQGRALVDLDSPVAVASAIWPHGRWRFDFTGEPNHAGTTRMADRRDPMLTYAFTVLAANKEARLRGAHATVGRVHAEPNATNAIPARVTGWLDARAAEPETLAALVEAVRAKAAERARRDGTELSVTEESVTPLVGFDRGLGGRLRDLLDVPVLPTGAGHDAGVLAAHVPTAMLFVRNPTGVSHSPAESATDDDCAAGIAALARVLTELACQ
- a CDS encoding formimidoylglutamate deiminase; the protein is MIAYLAEYAWLPDAPAPTAEVLIEVADGRITGVTTGADAPAGVPRPPDAVRLPGLTLPGLANAHSHAFHRALRGRTHGGRGDFWSWRDGMYAVAARLDPDRYLALARAAYAEMALAGITCVGEFHYLHHGPEGVPYTDPNAMGAALVEAAAQAGIRLTLLDTLYLTATVDGDPLTGPQRRFGDGDLDGWSTRHDLLKAATHARIGATSHARIGVALHSVRAVPAELLATFAEHNEGVPLHFHLSEQPAENEACLARHGCTPSQLLADRGVLSPTATAVHATHLADADLALLGGTGTGVCFCPTTERDLADGIGPARELADAGSPLSLGSDSHAVIDLFEEARAVELDERLRTRRRGHFAATELLTAATSTGHAALGWPDAGRIAVGQRADLVTVRLDSVRTAGVPPVGMFFAASAADVTDVLVDGRPVVRDGRHVTIDVPDALRESIGAVTR
- the hutI gene encoding imidazolonepropionase, whose amino-acid sequence is MSPRLDSSLLVDNIGELVTNVAGTGEGGPLGIRRDAAVLVEGDRIAWIGPATYAPAADRRIDVEGAAVLPGFVDSHAHLVFAGDRATEFAARMAGQPYTGGGIRTTVSATRAASDDELRANVARLHREALRQGTTTIEIKSGYGLSVTEEARSLRIAREFTTETTFLGAHVVPAEYADRPDDYVGLVCGPMLRAALPYARWIDVFCERGAFDADHARAILTVGQAAGLGVRLHANQLGPGPGVQLAVEVGAASVDHCTHLSDADIEALASTTVDWTSGAETTTVATLLPGAEFSTRSPYPDARRLLDAGVTVALATDCNPGSSYTSSMPFCVALAVREMGLTPAEAVWAATAGGARALRRDDVGVLRPGALADLVVLDAPSHLHLAYRPGVPLISQVLHNGVPHHE
- the hutH gene encoding histidine ammonia-lyase: MSERISKHSHTTHAINEQSAVIVQPTGVSPGDVLAVARGTATVTLDPATVAAMATSRSIVDDIERDGRPVYGVSTGFGALANTFVAPERRAELQHALIRSHAAGVGAPMPREVVRAMMLLRVRSLALGHSGVRPLVAQALVDLLNQDITPWVPEHGSLGASGDLAPLAHCALVLLGEGWTIGKGGVREDAAVALQRAGLAPIELSAKEGLALINGTDGMLGMLLLAIDDAAHLFTMADVTAALAIEAMLGSERPFRPELHAIRPHPGQAVSAANIHRLLQGSAIMDSHRDDLAHAVQDAYSMRCAPQVAGAARDTLSFVDSVAARELVSIVDNPVVLPNGQVESTGNFHGAPLGFAADFLAIAAAEVGSISERRVDRLLDVCRSRDLPAFLSPDAGVNSGLMIAQYTAAGIVAENRRLAAPASVDSLPTSGMQEDHVSMGWAAAKKLRTVLDNLTSLLAVELLAAVRGLQLRAPLTPSPAGQAAVAAVSKFAGDPGPDIFLAPAMEATRSVVANRALRSTIETHLGPLG
- the rdgB gene encoding RdgB/HAM1 family non-canonical purine NTP pyrophosphatase, with the protein product MIQVLLATRNLKKLAELQRILDGALGPQRIKLVGLADVAEYQEVPETGLTFGENALLKAREGCRQTGLPTIADDSGLAVDALNGMPGVFSARWSGRHGDDQANLELVLAQIGDVSDEQRGAAFVCAVALVLPSGKEHLVEGRQPGRLLRAPRGDGGFGYDPIFLGDGQDRTNAELTPQEKDAVSHRGKALRELAKVVAKVLPVSPA
- the rph gene encoding ribonuclease PH, whose product is MARPDGRRPDQLRPVTLTRKWSIHPEGSVLVEFGDTRVLCTASVTEGVPRWRKGSGLGWVTAEYSMLPRATTTRSDRESVKGRLGGRTHEISRLIGRSLRACIDLKALGENSIVLDCDVLQADGGTRTAAITGAYVALHDAVSWLASRKALAGKPAAVMHRSVAAVSVGIIDGEPRLDLCYAEDVSAEVDMNVVCTGTGDFVEVQGTGESGVFAREQLDALLDLGVAGCAELTEAQRKALAE
- a CDS encoding MBL fold metallo-hydrolase; the encoded protein is MRLTVLGCAGSFPGPESACSAYLVEAEGFRLLVDFGSGSLSALQRYVGLNAVDAILLTHLHCDHILDAVTYVVVRRYSPDGPQPPLPVYAPAGAPDRIARAYSSDEGPVDDVYTFYGLQPGTFPIGPFAVTVDRVNHPVETYGVRLEHEGRILSYSSDTAPCEALLRLAHGADVFLCEASYLDGVDNPPDLHLTGREAGETANKAEVGKLLLTHLVAAWASEASTFEAASAAFAGPVEVVRPGASYEI